One Candidatus Tanganyikabacteria bacterium genomic window carries:
- a CDS encoding helix-turn-helix transcriptional regulator has protein sequence MFGKRWQAHAWGPPVRGIRRKIQATLEELVLEELEKRPQNGLGLIESLSERFRGWLPVGADAVYPLLALLEDRGQVERGAGNVFSLTDAGRARLEDARLQRAQRDAAAGEDLPSGECPGGFEHGPAWLHHLDAAKLGKIKDVVHRAFADIRAIAVG, from the coding sequence ATGTTCGGAAAGCGGTGGCAAGCCCACGCCTGGGGCCCGCCGGTGCGCGGCATCCGGCGCAAGATCCAGGCGACCCTCGAGGAGCTGGTGCTGGAGGAACTCGAGAAGCGGCCGCAAAACGGCCTGGGCCTCATCGAGTCGCTCTCCGAGCGCTTTCGCGGCTGGCTCCCGGTCGGCGCCGACGCGGTCTACCCGCTCCTCGCACTGCTCGAGGATCGCGGCCAGGTCGAGCGCGGCGCGGGCAACGTCTTCTCCTTGACCGACGCCGGGCGGGCGCGCCTGGAAGACGCGCGCCTCCAGCGCGCCCAGCGCGACGCCGCGGCCGGCGAGGACTTGCCGTCCGGCGAGTGCCCGGGCGGATTCGAGCACGGCCCGGCGTGGCTGCATCACCTCGACGCGGCCAAGCTCGGTAAGATCAAGGACGTGGTCCACAGGGCGTTTGCCGATATCCGGGCGATCGCCGTCGGCTAG
- a CDS encoding sulfite exporter TauE/SafE family protein — translation MTLGSLCFLLAAGVVAGVVTTVASLGGGVLVVALLGMTAPMATVLGISAPALMIGNLSRAIMLRRAIDWPMAARFSAAAVPAALLASLTAAAMPGDLLELLVAGFLLAFCAHEALAKPRDEVPASPHASWLALAAGAVTGAVSGLTGVAGFVASPLLLRLGLAPLSLVATSATCMAAVHLAKGVGFSLAAVLTPALLPGAAVLAAGIVAGNALGARLLARMPREVFRKVLVIVVGLASLQLAFSALRGCS, via the coding sequence GTGACGCTCGGGTCGCTGTGTTTCCTCCTGGCGGCGGGAGTCGTGGCCGGGGTGGTCACGACAGTGGCGAGCCTTGGAGGCGGCGTCCTGGTGGTGGCCCTGCTGGGCATGACCGCGCCCATGGCGACGGTCCTGGGCATTTCGGCGCCCGCGCTGATGATCGGCAATCTCTCGCGCGCGATCATGCTCCGGCGGGCCATCGACTGGCCGATGGCGGCGCGCTTCTCGGCCGCCGCCGTCCCGGCCGCCCTCCTGGCGAGTCTGACCGCGGCGGCCATGCCAGGCGACCTGCTCGAGTTGCTGGTCGCGGGCTTCCTGCTGGCCTTCTGCGCGCACGAGGCGCTGGCGAAGCCCCGGGACGAGGTCCCGGCGTCGCCGCACGCTTCCTGGCTCGCCCTGGCGGCCGGCGCCGTCACCGGCGCGGTGAGCGGCCTGACGGGCGTGGCGGGCTTCGTGGCCTCGCCGTTGCTGCTGCGACTGGGTCTCGCCCCGCTGAGCCTGGTCGCGACGTCGGCCACCTGCATGGCCGCGGTCCACCTGGCCAAGGGGGTGGGCTTCTCGCTCGCCGCCGTCCTGACACCCGCGCTGCTGCCCGGGGCGGCCGTGCTGGCCGCGGGCATCGTGGCCGGCAACGCCCTGGGTGCGCGCTTGCTCGCGCGCATGCCGCGCGAGGTCTTCCGGAAGGTCCTCGTGATCGTGGTCGGGCTGGCGAGCCTGCAACTCGCCTTTTCGGCCCTGCGAGGCTGTAGCTAG
- a CDS encoding glutamine--tRNA ligase/YqeY domain fusion protein, translating to MAIAETPRPTDFIRQIVGDDLRSGKHETVVTRFPPEPNGYLHIGHAKSICLNFGIAREFGGRCHLRFDDTNPAKEEVEYVESIQADVRWLGFEWGDHLYYASDYFEKMYEFGVHLIKTGKAFVCDLSFDELREYRGTLTEPGRRSPYFDRSAEESLDLFARMRAGEFPDGMRTLRARIDMASPNLNMRDPVLYRIKKVHHHRTGADWCLYPMYDYAHCISDALEGITHSICTLEFEDHRPLYDWLLDQLPAPCHPQQIEFAKLNLSYTLMSKRNLLRLVKEGVVRGWDDPRMPTISGLRRRGYPPEAIRAFCETIGVAKANSTVDLALLEHAVREDLNKRAPRRMAVLDPLKLVITNYPEDGEEWFDSENNPEDPGAGTRKIPFSRELYIEQDDFREVPPPKYHRLSPGKEIRLKNAYYVTAVDFDKDPATGRITEVRCTYDPATRGGTSGDGRIVRGTSHWVSARHAVEAEVRLYENLWTVADPGSADDLLAVLNPRSLASVTALIEPSLAEADAGERFQFLRSGYFCVDPDTTPERPVFNRTITLRDTWAKEQKKS from the coding sequence ATGGCCATCGCAGAGACGCCCAGGCCCACCGATTTCATTCGGCAGATAGTCGGCGACGATCTCCGCAGCGGGAAGCACGAGACCGTCGTCACGCGCTTCCCGCCCGAGCCGAACGGCTACCTGCACATCGGCCATGCCAAGTCCATCTGCCTCAACTTCGGCATCGCCCGGGAGTTCGGCGGCCGCTGCCACCTGCGCTTCGACGACACCAATCCGGCCAAGGAAGAGGTCGAGTACGTCGAGTCCATCCAGGCCGACGTGCGCTGGCTGGGGTTCGAGTGGGGCGACCACCTGTACTACGCCTCGGACTACTTCGAGAAGATGTACGAGTTCGGCGTTCACCTCATAAAGACGGGAAAGGCGTTCGTCTGCGACCTGTCCTTCGACGAGTTGCGCGAGTACCGCGGCACGCTGACCGAGCCCGGGCGCCGGAGCCCGTACTTCGACCGGTCGGCCGAGGAGAGCCTGGACCTGTTCGCGCGGATGCGCGCCGGGGAATTCCCTGACGGCATGCGGACGCTGCGAGCCAGGATCGACATGGCGTCCCCAAACCTCAACATGCGCGACCCGGTCCTCTATCGCATCAAGAAGGTGCACCACCACCGGACGGGCGCGGACTGGTGCCTCTACCCGATGTACGACTACGCCCATTGCATCTCGGACGCGCTCGAAGGCATCACGCACTCGATCTGCACGCTCGAGTTCGAGGATCACCGGCCGCTCTACGACTGGCTTCTCGACCAGTTGCCCGCGCCTTGCCATCCGCAGCAGATAGAGTTTGCCAAGCTCAACTTGAGCTACACGCTCATGAGCAAGCGCAACCTCCTCCGCCTGGTCAAGGAAGGCGTGGTGCGCGGCTGGGACGATCCGCGCATGCCCACCATCTCGGGCCTGCGCCGGCGCGGCTATCCGCCCGAGGCCATCCGGGCCTTCTGCGAGACCATCGGCGTGGCCAAGGCAAACAGCACGGTGGACCTGGCGTTGCTCGAGCACGCGGTGCGCGAGGACCTCAACAAGCGCGCCCCGCGCCGCATGGCGGTGCTCGACCCGCTCAAGCTCGTGATCACGAACTACCCCGAAGACGGCGAGGAATGGTTCGACTCGGAGAACAACCCCGAGGATCCGGGGGCGGGCACCCGCAAGATCCCGTTCTCGCGGGAGCTGTACATCGAGCAGGACGATTTCCGCGAGGTTCCGCCGCCCAAGTACCACCGGCTTTCTCCCGGCAAGGAGATCCGGCTGAAAAACGCGTACTACGTGACGGCGGTGGACTTCGACAAGGATCCCGCGACGGGCCGCATCACCGAGGTGCGCTGCACTTACGATCCCGCCACCCGCGGCGGCACGTCTGGCGACGGCCGCATCGTCCGCGGCACGTCCCACTGGGTATCGGCCCGGCATGCGGTCGAGGCAGAGGTGCGCCTGTACGAAAACCTGTGGACCGTGGCGGATCCAGGATCGGCCGACGATCTGCTCGCGGTCCTCAACCCGCGGTCCCTCGCATCCGTGACGGCGCTGATCGAGCCGAGCCTGGCCGAAGCCGACGCCGGCGAGCGATTCCAGTTCCTGCGCTCGGGCTACTTCTGCGTGGATCCGGACACCACGCCCGAACGGCCGGTCTTCAACCGCACCATCACGCTGCGCGACACCTGGGCCAAGGAGCAAAAGAAAAGTTAA
- a CDS encoding PadR family transcriptional regulator: protein MFGRGWHGGGPRGRLFEKGDLKYVILDLLSERPRHGYDIIQELEERFRGFYTPSPGSVYPILQMLEDMGLVTVEPRDGRKTYTITAAGRETLAERRPQVDEIWSRLAVGFGHPQDDMHALWHDLKDELRELALLFGKRALARHIDAEKVRRIHAVISRARKEIEAILSS from the coding sequence GTGTTCGGTCGAGGATGGCACGGCGGAGGGCCCCGCGGGCGCCTGTTCGAAAAGGGCGACCTCAAGTACGTCATCCTAGACCTCCTGTCCGAGCGCCCGCGCCACGGCTACGACATCATCCAGGAGCTCGAGGAGCGTTTCCGGGGCTTCTACACCCCCAGCCCGGGCTCGGTCTATCCGATCCTGCAGATGCTCGAGGACATGGGCCTGGTGACCGTGGAGCCGCGAGACGGCCGCAAGACCTACACCATCACCGCGGCCGGGCGTGAGACCCTCGCGGAGCGCCGGCCGCAGGTGGACGAGATCTGGTCGCGACTGGCGGTCGGCTTCGGGCACCCCCAGGACGACATGCACGCCCTCTGGCACGATCTCAAGGACGAACTGCGCGAACTGGCGCTCCTGTTCGGCAAGCGCGCCCTGGCCCGCCACATCGATGCCGAAAAGGTGCGCCGCATCCACGCGGTGATCAGCCGGGCCCGCAAGGAGATCGAAGCGATCCTCTCGTCGTGA